From Microbacterium pseudoresistens, the proteins below share one genomic window:
- the hemW gene encoding radical SAM family heme chaperone HemW codes for MGGPLPDGDPAPSDGALPADLPIDPEAPFSAYLHVPFCRVRCGYCDFNTYTATELRGARQDAYADTLLEEVALSRTVLAEADALRPLDTVFFGGGTPTLLPAGDLGRMLHGVVDAFGIRPGAEVTVEANPDTVTPAVVTELAASGVTRMSIGMQSAVPHVLAALDRTHRPENVRTAVAAAREAGLDVSLDLIYGAPGESLADWERSLGAALELDPDHISAYALIIEDGTKLARQIRRGEVPAPDDDLQADMYELADARLAAAGFSWYEVSNWARTPEQRSAHNRAYWRGADWWGFGPGAHSHIAGLRWWNVKHPAAYAQRLDRRLSPAAARERPDADARDLERILLRSRMAEGLPVDLLRPSVRPRVAGLIADGLVDGAAAVSGALVLTLRGRLLADAVVRALTD; via the coding sequence ATGGGCGGGCCTCTGCCGGACGGGGATCCCGCGCCATCCGACGGTGCACTGCCCGCCGATCTTCCCATCGATCCGGAGGCGCCGTTCTCGGCGTATCTGCACGTGCCGTTCTGCCGGGTGCGCTGCGGATACTGCGACTTCAACACGTACACGGCCACCGAGTTGCGGGGGGCGCGGCAGGATGCGTATGCCGACACGCTGCTCGAGGAGGTGGCGCTGAGCCGCACGGTGCTGGCCGAGGCGGATGCGCTCCGACCGCTCGACACGGTGTTCTTCGGCGGAGGAACGCCCACGCTGCTGCCGGCGGGAGACCTCGGCCGGATGCTGCACGGCGTCGTCGACGCGTTCGGCATCCGCCCCGGAGCGGAGGTCACGGTCGAGGCGAACCCCGACACCGTGACACCGGCCGTCGTCACCGAGCTCGCCGCATCCGGGGTGACCCGCATGTCGATCGGCATGCAGTCGGCCGTGCCGCATGTGCTGGCAGCGCTGGACCGGACGCACCGTCCGGAGAACGTGCGCACGGCCGTCGCGGCGGCGCGCGAGGCGGGGCTCGACGTCAGCCTCGATCTCATCTACGGCGCCCCCGGCGAGTCGCTGGCGGACTGGGAGCGCTCGCTCGGTGCCGCGCTCGAGCTGGACCCCGACCACATCTCGGCCTATGCGCTCATCATCGAGGACGGCACCAAGCTCGCCCGTCAGATCCGCCGCGGCGAGGTGCCCGCACCCGACGACGACCTGCAGGCCGACATGTACGAGCTCGCCGATGCGCGGCTCGCCGCTGCCGGGTTCTCCTGGTACGAGGTGAGCAACTGGGCCCGCACTCCCGAGCAGCGCTCGGCGCACAACCGCGCGTACTGGCGCGGCGCGGACTGGTGGGGCTTCGGCCCCGGTGCGCACAGCCACATCGCGGGGCTGCGCTGGTGGAACGTGAAGCATCCCGCCGCCTACGCCCAGCGGCTTGACCGGCGTCTCTCACCGGCCGCAGCGCGAGAGCGCCCGGATGCGGATGCGCGTGATCTGGAACGCATCCTGCTGCGCTCACGCATGGCCGAGGGGCTTCCCGTCGACCTGCTGCGCCCCTCCGTGCGCCCGCGAGTGGCGGGGCTCATCGCCGACGGTCTCGTCGACGGGGCGGCCGCGGTGTCGGGTGCGCTCGTGCTGACGCTGCGCGGGCGACTGCTCGCCGACGCGGTCGTGCGCGCGCTGACCGACTGA
- the lepA gene encoding translation elongation factor 4: MSPRAHTPLQPAATPPAQIRNFCIIAHIDHGKSTLADRMLQITGVVAERDMRAQYLDRMDIERERGITIKSQAVRMPWERDGQSFALNMIDTPGHVDFTYEVSRSLAACEGAILLVDAAQGIEAQTLANLYLALENDLHIIPVLNKIDLPAADPDRFAKELADLIGGDPDDVLRVSGKTGAGVEDLLDRLVTEVPAPTGDADAPARAMIFDSVYDSYRGVVTYVRMVDGRLAPRERIQMMSTGATHELLEIGVSSPEPTPSKGLGVGEVGYLITGVKDVRQSKVGDTVTTARKPATQALAGYTDPKPMVFSGIYPIDGSDYAELREALDKLKLSDASLQYEPETSVALGFGFRCGFLGLLHLEIITERLSREFGLDLITTAPSVIYEVTTDTGEKVTVTNPSEYPDGRVASVAEPMVKTAILLPKDYVGTVMELCQSRRGSLLGMEYFSEERVELRYNMPLGEIVFDFFDQLKSKTQGYASLDYEPSGEQEADLVKVDILLQGDKVDAFSSIVHRDKAYAYGTMMAERLRKLIPRQQFEVPIQAAIGARIIARETIRAMRKDVLAKCYGGDISRKRKLLEKQKEGKKRMKMVGRVEVPQEAFIAALSGDVEGKDKK; this comes from the coding sequence ATGTCACCACGCGCCCACACCCCGCTCCAGCCGGCCGCGACGCCCCCGGCGCAGATCCGCAACTTCTGCATCATCGCGCACATCGACCACGGCAAGTCGACCCTGGCCGACCGCATGCTGCAGATCACCGGGGTCGTCGCCGAGCGCGACATGCGCGCGCAGTACCTCGACCGCATGGACATCGAGCGCGAGCGCGGCATCACCATCAAGAGCCAGGCCGTGCGGATGCCGTGGGAGCGGGACGGGCAGAGCTTCGCGCTCAACATGATCGACACGCCGGGGCACGTCGATTTCACCTACGAGGTCTCGCGTTCGCTCGCGGCCTGCGAGGGAGCGATCCTGCTCGTCGACGCGGCGCAGGGGATCGAGGCGCAGACCCTCGCCAACCTGTACCTGGCGCTGGAGAACGATCTGCACATCATCCCGGTGCTGAACAAGATCGACCTGCCCGCGGCAGATCCCGACCGCTTCGCGAAGGAGCTCGCCGACCTCATCGGCGGCGACCCGGATGACGTGCTGCGGGTGTCGGGGAAGACCGGTGCCGGCGTCGAGGACCTGCTCGACCGCCTCGTCACCGAGGTCCCCGCGCCGACCGGCGACGCCGACGCGCCCGCGCGAGCGATGATCTTCGATTCCGTCTACGACTCGTACCGCGGCGTGGTCACGTACGTGCGCATGGTCGACGGACGGCTGGCGCCGCGCGAACGCATCCAGATGATGTCGACGGGGGCGACGCACGAACTGCTCGAGATCGGCGTCTCCAGCCCCGAACCCACCCCCTCGAAGGGCCTCGGCGTCGGCGAGGTCGGCTACCTCATCACCGGCGTGAAGGATGTGCGTCAGTCGAAGGTGGGCGACACCGTCACCACGGCGCGTAAGCCCGCGACCCAGGCGCTGGCCGGCTACACCGACCCCAAGCCGATGGTGTTCTCCGGCATCTACCCGATCGACGGCAGCGATTACGCCGAGCTGCGCGAGGCGCTCGACAAGCTCAAGCTCTCCGACGCGTCGCTGCAGTACGAGCCCGAGACGTCGGTGGCGCTCGGCTTCGGCTTCCGCTGCGGTTTCCTCGGCCTGCTGCACCTGGAGATCATCACCGAGCGCCTCTCGCGCGAGTTCGGGCTCGACCTCATCACCACGGCACCCAGCGTGATCTACGAGGTGACCACCGACACCGGCGAGAAGGTGACGGTCACCAACCCGAGCGAGTACCCCGACGGGCGGGTCGCCTCGGTGGCCGAGCCCATGGTCAAGACCGCGATCCTGCTGCCCAAGGACTACGTCGGCACCGTGATGGAGCTGTGCCAGTCGCGCCGCGGGTCGCTTCTGGGAATGGAGTACTTCTCGGAGGAGCGCGTCGAGCTGCGCTACAACATGCCGCTCGGCGAGATCGTCTTCGACTTCTTCGATCAGCTGAAATCCAAGACCCAGGGCTACGCGTCGCTCGACTACGAGCCCTCCGGCGAGCAGGAAGCCGACCTCGTCAAGGTCGACATCCTGCTGCAGGGCGACAAGGTCGATGCGTTCAGCTCGATCGTCCACCGCGACAAGGCCTACGCCTACGGCACGATGATGGCCGAGCGGCTGCGCAAGCTCATCCCTCGCCAGCAGTTCGAGGTGCCCATCCAGGCGGCGATCGGCGCGCGGATCATCGCCCGCGAGACCATCCGCGCCATGCGCAAGGACGTGCTCGCCAAGTGCTACGGCGGCGACATCAGCCGCAAGCGCAAGCTGCTCGAGAAGCAGAAGGAGGGCAAGAAGCGCATGAAGATGGTCGGCCGGGTCGAGGTCCCCCAGGAGGCGTTCATCGCTGCGCTGTCGGGTGATGTCGAGGGCAAGGACAAGAAGTAG
- a CDS encoding ABC transporter permease, which translates to MSFDTIQPPVGPDTTATRIPRKRMSTFELYYRRFVRNRPAVVGVFIFLALVLFAIIGPLVAKYDHIYLDFLNLGTPPSADHWLGTTASGNDLFAQVAIGTQRSLMIAVTVSVGTTIISAVVGTAAAYFGGLFERTTLLIIHFLMVVPTFLILALVSNSAGGDWRVISLVMIFIGWFLPARIIWTMALSLREREYIDAARYMGVPGMKIVLRHLLPNIGSLLVINFTLGIVSAVMAETGLSFIGFGVKIPDVSLGSLIGTGANSISSAPWLFYFPAGALTLLTVSMALVADGLRDALDPTSAAGGRA; encoded by the coding sequence ATGTCCTTCGATACGATTCAGCCCCCGGTCGGGCCAGACACGACGGCCACCCGCATCCCTCGCAAGCGGATGTCGACGTTCGAGCTGTACTACCGCCGCTTCGTGCGCAACCGGCCCGCCGTCGTCGGTGTGTTCATTTTCCTTGCGCTCGTGCTGTTCGCAATCATCGGCCCGCTCGTGGCCAAGTACGACCACATCTACCTCGATTTCCTCAACCTCGGCACTCCGCCGTCGGCAGATCACTGGCTCGGCACCACAGCGTCGGGCAACGACCTGTTCGCCCAGGTCGCGATCGGCACGCAGCGCTCTCTTATGATCGCCGTCACCGTCTCCGTGGGAACGACGATCATCTCGGCGGTCGTCGGTACCGCCGCCGCCTACTTCGGGGGGTTGTTCGAGCGCACCACTCTGCTGATCATTCACTTCCTCATGGTCGTGCCGACCTTCCTGATCCTCGCGCTCGTCTCCAACAGCGCGGGCGGGGACTGGCGGGTCATCTCCCTCGTGATGATCTTCATCGGGTGGTTCCTGCCGGCCAGGATCATCTGGACCATGGCTCTGTCATTGCGCGAGCGGGAGTACATCGACGCCGCCCGGTACATGGGTGTGCCCGGCATGAAGATCGTGTTGCGCCACCTGCTGCCGAATATCGGCTCGCTGCTGGTGATCAACTTCACGCTCGGCATTGTCAGCGCCGTGATGGCCGAGACCGGCCTGTCGTTCATCGGTTTCGGCGTGAAGATCCCCGACGTGTCCCTGGGTTCGCTCATCGGTACCGGCGCGAACTCCATCAGCAGCGCGCCCTGGCTGTTCTATTTCCCCGCCGGCGCGCTGACGCTACTGACGGTTTCGATGGCCCTCGTCGCCGACGGCCTGCGCGACGCCCTCGATCCCACCTCGGCGGCGGGAGGCCGTGCATGA
- a CDS encoding ABC transporter permease yields the protein MIKYLIRRFLGWLLMIVVATNITYFLAWAFLDPRNNYVGRRPPLSPEEITRVLEPRNLSETVPLIQRWWNWFTDIVLHWNWGVSPVGQSVNDQIAYRIWVSAELVLGATVIAAVLGIALGVYTASRQYKLGDRIGQATSIITMNINIVVAALGIVLLAIAFNDLVGARVFYVTGAGGKDVDGFFGFIVDKLQHLTLPTIALVIISYAQYHFLQRSLLLDNIKADYVRTARAKGLTKPQAIRKHALRTSLIPVATQLAFTIPTVFTGAILTETIFGWNGMGKYFIDTITKNDVNGVVAVAAVGAVLTAIGAILADIVVVVLDPRVRVS from the coding sequence TTGATCAAGTACCTGATCCGCCGGTTCCTCGGCTGGCTGCTCATGATCGTGGTGGCGACCAACATCACGTACTTCCTGGCGTGGGCATTCCTCGACCCGCGCAACAACTACGTCGGACGTCGCCCTCCGCTCTCACCGGAAGAGATCACTCGAGTTCTCGAGCCGCGCAACCTCAGCGAGACCGTTCCGCTGATCCAGCGCTGGTGGAACTGGTTCACCGACATCGTCTTGCACTGGAACTGGGGCGTGAGCCCGGTCGGCCAGTCCGTCAACGACCAGATCGCCTACCGCATCTGGGTGTCAGCCGAACTGGTGCTCGGGGCCACGGTCATCGCGGCGGTTCTCGGCATCGCCCTCGGCGTGTACACCGCATCCCGTCAGTACAAGCTCGGCGACCGCATCGGCCAGGCCACATCGATCATCACGATGAACATCAATATCGTGGTCGCCGCCCTCGGCATCGTGCTGCTGGCGATCGCCTTCAACGACCTCGTCGGCGCCCGGGTGTTCTACGTGACCGGTGCGGGCGGCAAAGACGTCGACGGCTTCTTCGGGTTCATCGTCGACAAGCTGCAGCATCTGACCCTGCCGACCATCGCACTGGTCATCATCAGCTACGCGCAATACCACTTCCTGCAGCGCTCCTTGTTGCTTGACAACATCAAGGCCGACTACGTGCGCACCGCACGCGCCAAAGGCCTGACGAAGCCGCAGGCCATCCGCAAGCATGCCCTGCGTACCTCGCTCATCCCGGTGGCCACCCAGTTGGCCTTCACCATCCCGACGGTCTTCACCGGAGCGATCCTCACCGAGACGATCTTCGGCTGGAACGGCATGGGCAAGTACTTCATCGACACGATCACGAAGAACGATGTGAACGGAGTCGTCGCCGTCGCGGCGGTCGGCGCCGTCCTGACCGCGATCGGGGCCATCCTGGCCGACATCGTCGTCGTCGTGCTCGACCCGCGCGTGAGAGTGAGCTGA
- the hrcA gene encoding heat-inducible transcriptional repressor HrcA, with protein MVSERGLQVLRAIVEDYVSTNEPVGSKSIVDRHAFGVSAATIRNDMAQLEDEELIAAPHTSSGRVPTDKGYRVFVDHLARLRPLSTAQRSAITTLLSEPTDLDDVMARTVRVLTRLTGQVALAQYPSFSRASVTHVELVMLAPNRLLIVLVTDGGGVSQRIVGLPSDIDELDLSTLRARLSVQLTGRSVRHGLEGIGAFVDAPEGSAMSGVQGAISRAIAEELEEFRQDKLVMAGAATLARREQDFRGSIHPLLEAIEEQVTLLRLMTQMQADAQGLATSIGAENEPFGLTEASIVASDYVASGGTARLGVMGPTRMDYPSNLAAARAVARYLSQLLDDDESAR; from the coding sequence ATGGTCAGCGAACGGGGCCTTCAGGTGCTCCGAGCGATCGTGGAGGACTACGTCTCCACGAACGAGCCGGTCGGCAGCAAGTCGATCGTCGATCGTCATGCCTTCGGTGTGTCGGCCGCGACGATCCGCAACGACATGGCCCAGCTCGAAGACGAAGAGCTGATCGCCGCACCGCATACGTCCTCCGGCCGCGTGCCCACCGACAAGGGCTACCGCGTCTTCGTGGATCACCTCGCGCGACTCCGCCCGCTCTCCACGGCGCAGCGCAGCGCGATCACGACCCTGTTGTCGGAACCGACAGACCTCGACGACGTCATGGCCCGCACAGTCCGCGTGCTCACCCGTCTCACCGGTCAGGTCGCGCTCGCGCAGTACCCCTCGTTCTCGCGCGCGAGCGTGACGCACGTCGAACTCGTGATGCTCGCGCCCAACCGGCTCCTCATCGTACTGGTGACCGACGGCGGAGGCGTGTCGCAGCGCATCGTCGGCCTGCCGTCAGACATCGATGAGCTCGACCTCTCGACCCTGCGCGCACGTCTGTCGGTACAACTGACCGGACGATCCGTGCGGCACGGACTCGAGGGCATCGGCGCGTTCGTCGATGCGCCCGAAGGATCGGCCATGTCGGGAGTGCAAGGGGCGATATCGCGGGCCATCGCCGAGGAACTGGAGGAGTTCCGTCAGGACAAGCTCGTGATGGCGGGGGCGGCCACGCTCGCGCGACGCGAGCAGGACTTTCGCGGCAGCATCCACCCGTTGCTGGAGGCCATCGAGGAGCAGGTCACGCTGTTGAGGCTCATGACGCAGATGCAGGCGGATGCGCAGGGCTTGGCGACCAGCATCGGCGCCGAGAACGAACCCTTCGGATTGACCGAGGCATCGATCGTGGCCAGTGACTACGTGGCCTCCGGGGGTACGGCGCGCCTGGGCGTGATGGGGCCGACCCGCATGGACTACCCGAGCAACCTCGCTGCCGCGCGGGCCGTGGCCCGCTATCTGTCGCAGTTGCTCGACGACGACGAATCGGCTCGCTGA
- a CDS encoding DUF1990 family protein: MRRGTFREGTVDYAAVGATHAPDLMQYPPERSIPAEESWRIGSGEERFRTAGDALLSWTAQRAAGLSLEDLRPASGPSYAGVSFDAEGAPIAPSKNEVEQRFDASGTPFAGPGMTLKLRGRVDGMSADAELRVISVTEEPRCIGFVLGTMGGSVVSGEESFQIDWHEDSDEVWFTVRAFDAPVAFVYRTIPALVRRRRKTLFARYLRAISPLYATPV, encoded by the coding sequence ATGCGCCGCGGAACATTCCGAGAAGGCACGGTGGACTATGCCGCCGTCGGAGCCACGCACGCCCCCGACCTCATGCAGTACCCGCCCGAGCGCAGCATTCCCGCTGAGGAGTCGTGGCGGATCGGCAGCGGCGAGGAGCGGTTCCGCACGGCGGGCGATGCCCTGCTGTCGTGGACCGCGCAGCGCGCGGCCGGACTCTCGCTCGAAGACCTCCGCCCGGCATCCGGCCCGAGCTACGCCGGCGTGAGCTTCGATGCCGAGGGTGCCCCGATCGCGCCGAGCAAGAACGAGGTAGAGCAGCGCTTCGATGCGAGCGGCACGCCGTTCGCCGGCCCCGGCATGACCCTGAAGCTGCGCGGTCGCGTCGACGGGATGAGCGCCGATGCCGAGCTGCGCGTGATCTCGGTGACCGAAGAACCCCGCTGCATCGGCTTCGTGCTGGGCACCATGGGCGGATCGGTCGTGAGCGGCGAGGAGTCGTTCCAGATCGACTGGCACGAGGACAGCGATGAGGTGTGGTTCACCGTGCGCGCGTTCGACGCGCCGGTCGCCTTCGTCTACCGCACGATCCCCGCCCTGGTGCGCCGTCGCCGCAAGACGCTGTTCGCCCGCTACCTGCGCGCGATCTCCCCGCTGTACGCGACGCCGGTCTGA
- the dnaJ gene encoding molecular chaperone DnaJ, translated as MADHYEVLGVSRDASEDEIKKAYRRLARQLHPDVNPSEDAAEQFKLVTHAYDVLSDADSRRRYDMGGDEGAGGFGGFGGFGDIFETFFGAGGGGRAARPRSRRERGQDALVRVTLDLGEVVFGVHREIEVDTAVLCETCQGSCCQEGTAPVTCDICQGTGHVRQQVRSLLGNVVTSAPCGSCEGYGTTIPYPCATCNGQGRVRSRRTVGLDIPAGVETGLRLQLPGSGEVGRAGGPNGDLYIEVTVAPHATFSREGDDLLATLEVAMTDAILGTTTTIDGLDGPVDLEVRPGVQAGDVLTIRGRGITPLRGSQRGDLRVGVQVLTPTRLDGKDRALVEDLAKRLKAPSPKLSEFHQGMFSKLRDKFRNG; from the coding sequence GTGGCTGATCACTACGAGGTGCTCGGGGTGTCGCGAGACGCCAGCGAGGACGAGATCAAGAAGGCCTATCGGCGCCTGGCGCGCCAGCTTCATCCGGATGTGAATCCCAGTGAAGACGCGGCCGAGCAGTTCAAGCTCGTGACCCACGCGTACGACGTGCTCAGTGACGCCGACTCGCGCCGTCGCTACGACATGGGCGGCGACGAGGGCGCCGGCGGATTCGGCGGATTCGGCGGGTTCGGCGACATCTTCGAGACATTCTTCGGCGCGGGCGGAGGCGGCCGGGCGGCTCGTCCGCGTTCACGCCGGGAGCGGGGTCAGGATGCGCTCGTGCGCGTGACCCTCGACCTCGGCGAGGTCGTGTTCGGCGTGCACCGCGAGATCGAGGTCGACACGGCGGTGCTGTGCGAGACGTGCCAGGGCTCGTGCTGTCAGGAGGGCACGGCCCCGGTCACCTGCGACATCTGTCAGGGCACCGGTCACGTGCGTCAGCAGGTGCGCAGCCTGCTCGGCAACGTCGTCACCTCGGCGCCGTGCGGATCGTGCGAGGGGTACGGCACGACCATCCCGTATCCGTGCGCCACGTGCAACGGGCAGGGCCGAGTGCGCTCGCGCCGAACCGTGGGGCTCGACATCCCGGCCGGCGTGGAGACCGGGCTGCGTCTGCAGCTGCCCGGCTCCGGCGAGGTGGGGCGCGCGGGGGGCCCGAACGGCGACCTGTACATCGAGGTCACCGTCGCCCCGCACGCCACGTTCAGTCGCGAGGGCGACGACCTGCTCGCCACGTTGGAAGTGGCCATGACCGACGCCATCCTCGGCACGACGACCACGATCGACGGCCTCGACGGGCCGGTCGACCTCGAGGTGCGCCCCGGCGTACAGGCCGGCGACGTGCTCACGATCAGAGGCCGCGGCATCACTCCGCTGCGCGGATCGCAGCGGGGCGACCTGCGCGTGGGAGTGCAGGTGCTCACGCCCACGCGTCTGGACGGCAAGGACCGCGCGCTCGTCGAGGATCTCGCCAAGCGGCTGAAGGCGCCGTCGCCGAAGCTGTCGGAGTTCCACCAGGGCATGTTCTCGAAGCTGCGCGACAAGTTCCGGAACGGCTGA